A part of Periplaneta americana isolate PAMFEO1 chromosome 17, P.americana_PAMFEO1_priV1, whole genome shotgun sequence genomic DNA contains:
- the Cp110 gene encoding uncharacterized protein Cp110 isoform X1 translates to MDKIVTDWRNSNFVSCIKLNGKPIIPPLMTPERRAEMQKYKQLAVAVEVRLKDMGRKSCNDKRSSVDSGVTLLSNNEHIDHYSYPNRKIYVNLDCLNESRSVIIQDDAVENSEIIKNLVPCNGLGGTAFEPVTSDHLQLSGVSQQYNVEQRNNNKSPHIVQHDYESEMENTKHNDPVACLDQSNSCINNDLEVSEKSGVEYVKQSSDLDSSNCILSSNYTGYKVWEKICCVNNKIKDENALKPYHEDSDGKIVRSITVDSNNRNENSVKTSQQGWNNIPIHYSLVDRFITPVTENMRLNSKIFVSDTADFREKSDVSRIMSGDDKPYLLNNELQLVETLKETSLETKQNQKAEKLDLSKEDGPRLSEEMYASDNADMLVKMCEAVTDISKNFQSYTSGSDKCLKYSSRESNKKIGVNKLRHNSPESFGFPCSADSCCSTPHLLPHENLEDSVSSIALSASTDLNQYLNITGSSGSGSPGREIASSKTCECSEQDTRDSGNLATLQKLSSKASRSNLRMGSFSEPDLIARHTFLDDKTETQNCEQNFTDVKQSNGDGDKTNVIKKLVEHNDLSVTNVVEKLIEHNNISNSHQGNLATPSSEIVHSIPFVAVDCVKTSKNDVIHKADPPTCLTVPIVKLKLDGKSSAHISDLETFNSTASDTCRTENNAKKPSPAETPPKLVRQNSYTLDSPSPLLVAHMKTHNGKESVCDMTKNSYIAPKPCRKAWDFTQAKSRWESNSKKGNALLIVTNDKSVKKTNSSRCTSFARHNKNCNSSLPASNISSPIKIKTPFASLECLPLAVSKELIKSPTVTKHSTPRQNKKNLKDCISSAAVRADNSAFSYKKSTKHFTKNTSITNFPAPTQGSPKKVIDKGETPAQLNSHKDLRSLISMMQLEHSQQMALLLAKQRKEQEELREVFLRQQSEFLQEIKNVYPSAFSSPESQKLLKQQSLSPSTINEGNTAINPLSSVLSSRSLSLKSASMTDAEHDEHCKSIISCTNLGLNRTVKEQNVQPDAFLPKTPDSNNTKHLQFMNKLLEEVNKNQLQTSDTTLIPESNIMDVYLPLNLSSQSDNENTSNQLLIEQVYVQQNPLCSSEEINENKIPVKKCNINTSTLSATHETAVCTSEFTEIVNHSTEMRQVRSPAHSVCNPNNAEASNTLHMQKTCIRQLFPAHEEKQQMSFSEREKIAATRITAAVRGYLTRRVFRTARVQDLISTIRDTLLCAMQLNQECWPDITPEDVALHRRLIQQVTAACYSLHDVFFSLPIPEQMAIIAADRERSRNSTPRLPVPRPLSAATRKAIERKMLQNKIGSAPKRRPVSAGCSLHVLKDSGVNRHVRSGTYEGNRICVKQKQQQQDQYQQVTKTRNSLSVSGTRKPWR, encoded by the exons ATGACTCCTGAACGTAGAGCTGAGATGCAGAAATATAAACAGCTAGCAGTAGCAGTGGAAGTACGACTGAAAGATATGGGTAGGAAGAGCTGCAATGACAAAAGAAGTAGTGTAGACAGTGGAGTGACTTTATTGTCTAATAATGAGCACATTGATCATTATTCATATCCTAATAGAAAAATATATGTCAATTTAGACTGTTTAAATGAATCGAGGTCAGTCATAATACAAGATGATGCAGTAGAAaatagtgagataattaaaaatctGGTGCCTTGTAATGGGTTAGGAGGGACTGCGTTTGAACCTGTAACAAGTGATCACTTGCAATTAAGTGGAGTGAGTCAGCAGTATAATGttgaacaaagaaataataacaaATCTCCTCACATTGTGCAACATGATTATGAGTCTGAAATGGAGAACACTAAACATAATGATCCAGTGGCTTGTTTAGACCAAAGTAATTCATGTATAAATAATGATTTAGAGGTTTCTGAGAAGAGTGGTGTAGAGTATGTGAAGCAAAGTTCTGATCTGGATTCATCTAATTGCATTTTGAGTTCAAACTACACGGGTTATAAGGTATGGGAAAAAATATGTTGTGTGAATAATAAGATTAAAGACGAGAATGCATTGAAACCATACCATGAAGATTCTGATGGGAAAATAGTTAGGTCTATAACTGTAGACAGTAACAATCGCAATGAAAACTCAGTAAAAACTTCTCAGCAAGGATGGAACAACATCCCCATTCATTACAGTCTCGTTGACAGATTCATAACACCTGTTACTGAAAATATGAGactgaattcaaaaatatttgTTAGTGACACTGCTGATTTTAGAGAAAAGAGTGATGTCTCCAGAATTATGTCTGGAGATGACAAACCCTATTTATTAAATAATGAGTTACAGCTTGTAGAGACATTAAAGGAAACTTCTCTTGAAACTAAACAAAATCAGAAAGCAGAAAAACTGGATTTGTCAAAAGAAGATGGACCTCGTCTCAGTGAAGAGATGTATGCTAGTGATAATGCAGACATGCTTGTGAAAATGTGTGAAGCAGTTACGGATATTTCTAAAAACTTTCAGTCTTATACTTCAGGCAGTGACAAATGTTTGAAGTATAGTTCCCGGGAAtctaataaaaaaattggagtaaataaattaagacacAATTCTCCAGAATCATTCGGATTTCCTTGTTCTGCAGATTCTTGTTGTAGTACACCACATTTGTTACCACATGAAAATCTGGAAGACAGTGTGAGTTCTATTGCCCTGTCTGCTAGTACTGATCTAAATCAGTACCTGAACATTACTGGGAGTAGTGGAAGTGGATCTCCAGGTAGAGAAATAGCATCGTCCAAAACCTGTGAATGCTCTGAGCAAGATACAAGAGATTCTGGCAATTTAGCTACACTTCAGAAATTATCTTCAAAAGCCTCAAGATCAAATTTACGAATGGGAAGTTTTAGCGAGCCTGATTTAATAGCACGACATACCTTTTTAGATGATAAGACTGagacacaaaattgtgaacaaaatTTTACTGATGTAAAACAGTCAAATGGAGATGGAGACAAAACTAATGTTATTAAGAAATTAGTTGAACATAATGATTTGTCAGTGACTAATGTTGTTGAGAAATTAATTGAGCATAATAATATATCAAATTCACATCAAGGAAACCTTGCAACACCAAGTTCTGAAATCGTGCATTCTATACCATTTGTTGCTGTTGATTGTGTTAAAACAAGTAAAAATGATGTGATTCATAAAGCAGATCCACCGACGTGCCTTACTGTACCAATAGTGAAGCTTAAACTTGACGGCAAGTCTTCTGCTCATATATCTGATTTGGAAACATTTAACAGTACTGCATCTGATACTTGTAGAACTGAAAACAATGCAAAGAAACCATCTCCAGCAGAAACTCCACCAAAACTTGTGCGGCAGAATTCATACACATTAGATTCACCTAGTCCTCTTCTTGTAGCTCATATGAAGACACACAATGGAAAAGAATCTGTCTGTGATATGACAAAGAATTCTTACATAGCTCCAAAACCATGTCGCAAAGCCTGGGATTTCACACAAGCTAAAAGCAGGTGGGAATCAAACAGCAAGAAAGGTAACGCACTGCTTATAGTTACCAATGATAAGTCAGTCAAGAAAACAAATTCCTCAAGATGTACCTCATTTGCAAGACATAACAAGAACTGTAATTCTTCCCTTCCTGCCAGTAACATATCAAGtcctataaaaattaaaaccccGTTTGCGTCTTTGGAATGTCTGCCACTAGCTGTTTCCAAAGAATTGATAAAATCGCCCACAGTTACAAAACATTCAACTCCAAggcaaaataaaaagaatttaaaagACTGTATTTCATCAGCTGCAGTAAGGGCAGACAATAGTgcattttcatataaaaaatcaactaaacattttacaaaaaatacGTCTATAACCAACTTTCCTGCACCAACACAGGGAAGTCCGAAGAAAGTGATTGACAAAGGTGAAACACCTGCACAGTTAAATTCTCATAAAGATCTTCGCAGCTTGATATCAATGATGCAATTAGAACACAGCCAGCAGATGGCGCTATTATTGGCAAAACAGAGAAAGGAACAAGAAGAATTGCGTGAAGTATTTCTTCGTCAGCAAAGTGAATTTCTCCAAGAAATCAAAAATGTTTATCCATCAGCATTTTCTTCTCCCGAATCCCAGAAACTGCTGAAACAACAAAGTCTTTCACCTAGCACCATAAATGAAGGTAACACTGCTATCAATCCTCTCTCATCAGTTTTATCTAGTAGAAGTTTGTCTTTAAAAAGTGCTAGTATGACAGATGCAGAACATGATGAACACTGCAAAAGCATTATTTCATGCACAAATTTAGGCCTAAACAGAACAGTGAAAGAACAAAATGTTCAGCCTGATGCATTTTTACCTAAAACACCAGATTCGAATAACACGAAACATTTGCAATTTATGAATAAATTACTGGAAGAAGTTAACAAAAATCAACTACAAACGTCTGACACTACATTAATACCTGAAAGTAATATAATGGATGTTTATTTGCCTTTGAATTTATCATCACAAAGTGATAATGAAAACACGAGTAATCAACTTTTAATTGAACAAGTGTATGTACAACAAAATCCGTTATGCAGCtcagaagaaataaatgaaaataagatacCGGTAAAAAAGTGTAACATTAATACTTCCACATTGAGTGCAACACATGAAACTGCAGTATGTACATCAGAGTTCACAGAAATTGTTAATCATTCGACTGAGATGAGACAAGTGAGGTCTCCTGCCCATAGTGTGTGCAATCCCAACAATGCAGAAGCAAGTAATACACTTCATATGCAGAAGACATGCATCAGACAGCTCTTTCCAGCTCATGAAGAGAAGCAGCAAATGAGCTTCAGTGAACGTGAAAAG ATTGCTGCCACTCGAATCACAGCTGCTGTTAGAGGATACCTGACTCGCAGAGTGTTTCGCACAGCACGTGTTCAGGATCTTATTTCAACCATCCGAGATACTTTGTTGTGTGCCATGCAGTTAAACCAAGAGTGCTGGCCTGATATCACACCAGAAGATGTTGCATTGCATCGTCGCCTCATTCAGCAG GTAACAGCAGCGTGTTATTCTCTACATGACGTGTTCTTTAGCTTACCCATTCCAGAACAGATGGCAATCATTGCTGCTGATCGAGAAAGATCACGCAACTCAACTCCACGATTACCAGTGCCTCGTCCACTCTCTGCAGCTACAAGGAAAGCAATTGAACGTAAAATGCTACA AAACAAGATAGGGAGTGCCCCTAAAAGGCGACCAGTGAGTGCTGGGTGCAGTCTTCATGTACTTAAGGACTCTGGAGTTAACAGACATGTCCGTTCTG GTACTTATGAGGGAAATCGAATCTGTGTGAAGCAGAAACAGCAGCAACAAGATCAATATCAACAGGTAACAAAGACTCGGAATTCTTTGAGTGTAAGTGGTACACGGAAACCTTGGCGATAA
- the Cp110 gene encoding uncharacterized protein Cp110 isoform X2, protein MDKIVTDWRNSNFVSCIKLNGKPIIPPLMTPERRAEMQKYKQLAVAVEVRLKDMGRKSCNDKRSSVDSGVTLLSNNEHIDHYSYPNRKIYVNLDCLNESRSVIIQDDAVENSEIIKNLVPCNGLGGTAFEPVTSDHLQLSGVSQQYNVEQRNNNKSPHIVQHDYESEMENTKHNDPVACLDQSNSCINNDLEVSEKSGVEYVKQSSDLDSSNCILSSNYTGYKVWEKICCVNNKIKDENALKPYHEDSDGKIVRSITVDSNNRNENSVKTSQQGWNNIPIHYSLVDRFITPVTENMRLNSKIFVSDTADFREKSDVSRIMSGDDKPYLLNNELQLVETLKETSLETKQNQKAEKLDLSKEDGPRLSEEMYASDNADMLVKMCEAVTDISKNFQSYTSGSDKCLKYSSRESNKKIGVNKLRHNSPESFGFPCSADSCCSTPHLLPHENLEDSVSSIALSASTDLNQYLNITGSSGSGSPGREIASSKTCECSEQDTRDSGNLATLQKLSSKASRSNLRMGSFSEPDLIARHTFLDDKTETQNCEQNFTDVKQSNGDGDKTNVIKKLVEHNDLSVTNVVEKLIEHNNISNSHQGNLATPSSEIVHSIPFVAVDCVKTSKNDVIHKADPPTCLTVPIVKLKLDGKSSAHISDLETFNSTASDTCRTENNAKKPSPAETPPKLVRQNSYTLDSPSPLLVAHMKTHNGKESVCDMTKNSYIAPKPCRKAWDFTQAKSRWESNSKKGNALLIVTNDKSVKKTNSSRCTSFARHNKNCNSSLPASNISSPIKIKTPFASLECLPLAVSKELIKSPTVTKHSTPRQNKKNLKDCISSAAVRADNSAFSYKKSTKHFTKNTSITNFPAPTQGSPKKVIDKGETPAQLNSHKDLRSLISMMQLEHSQQMALLLAKQRKEQEELREVFLRQQSEFLQEIKNVYPSAFSSPESQKLLKQQSLSPSTINEGNTAINPLSSVLSSRSLSLKSASMTDAEHDEHCKSIISCTNLGLNRTVKEQNVQPDAFLPKTPDSNNTKHLQFMNKLLEEVNKNQLQTSDTTLIPESNIMDVYLPLNLSSQSDNENTSNQLLIEQVYVQQNPLCSSEEINENKIPVKKCNINTSTLSATHETAVCTSEFTEIVNHSTEMRQVRSPAHSVCNPNNAEASNTLHMQKTCIRQLFPAHEEKQQMSFSEREKIAATRITAAVRGYLTRRVFRTARVQDLISTIRDTLLCAMQLNQECWPDITPEDVALHRRLIQQVTAACYSLHDVFFSLPIPEQMAIIAADRERSRNSTPRLPVPRPLSAATRKAIERKMLQNKIGSAPKRRPVSAGCSLHVLKDSGVNRHVRSGT, encoded by the exons ATGACTCCTGAACGTAGAGCTGAGATGCAGAAATATAAACAGCTAGCAGTAGCAGTGGAAGTACGACTGAAAGATATGGGTAGGAAGAGCTGCAATGACAAAAGAAGTAGTGTAGACAGTGGAGTGACTTTATTGTCTAATAATGAGCACATTGATCATTATTCATATCCTAATAGAAAAATATATGTCAATTTAGACTGTTTAAATGAATCGAGGTCAGTCATAATACAAGATGATGCAGTAGAAaatagtgagataattaaaaatctGGTGCCTTGTAATGGGTTAGGAGGGACTGCGTTTGAACCTGTAACAAGTGATCACTTGCAATTAAGTGGAGTGAGTCAGCAGTATAATGttgaacaaagaaataataacaaATCTCCTCACATTGTGCAACATGATTATGAGTCTGAAATGGAGAACACTAAACATAATGATCCAGTGGCTTGTTTAGACCAAAGTAATTCATGTATAAATAATGATTTAGAGGTTTCTGAGAAGAGTGGTGTAGAGTATGTGAAGCAAAGTTCTGATCTGGATTCATCTAATTGCATTTTGAGTTCAAACTACACGGGTTATAAGGTATGGGAAAAAATATGTTGTGTGAATAATAAGATTAAAGACGAGAATGCATTGAAACCATACCATGAAGATTCTGATGGGAAAATAGTTAGGTCTATAACTGTAGACAGTAACAATCGCAATGAAAACTCAGTAAAAACTTCTCAGCAAGGATGGAACAACATCCCCATTCATTACAGTCTCGTTGACAGATTCATAACACCTGTTACTGAAAATATGAGactgaattcaaaaatatttgTTAGTGACACTGCTGATTTTAGAGAAAAGAGTGATGTCTCCAGAATTATGTCTGGAGATGACAAACCCTATTTATTAAATAATGAGTTACAGCTTGTAGAGACATTAAAGGAAACTTCTCTTGAAACTAAACAAAATCAGAAAGCAGAAAAACTGGATTTGTCAAAAGAAGATGGACCTCGTCTCAGTGAAGAGATGTATGCTAGTGATAATGCAGACATGCTTGTGAAAATGTGTGAAGCAGTTACGGATATTTCTAAAAACTTTCAGTCTTATACTTCAGGCAGTGACAAATGTTTGAAGTATAGTTCCCGGGAAtctaataaaaaaattggagtaaataaattaagacacAATTCTCCAGAATCATTCGGATTTCCTTGTTCTGCAGATTCTTGTTGTAGTACACCACATTTGTTACCACATGAAAATCTGGAAGACAGTGTGAGTTCTATTGCCCTGTCTGCTAGTACTGATCTAAATCAGTACCTGAACATTACTGGGAGTAGTGGAAGTGGATCTCCAGGTAGAGAAATAGCATCGTCCAAAACCTGTGAATGCTCTGAGCAAGATACAAGAGATTCTGGCAATTTAGCTACACTTCAGAAATTATCTTCAAAAGCCTCAAGATCAAATTTACGAATGGGAAGTTTTAGCGAGCCTGATTTAATAGCACGACATACCTTTTTAGATGATAAGACTGagacacaaaattgtgaacaaaatTTTACTGATGTAAAACAGTCAAATGGAGATGGAGACAAAACTAATGTTATTAAGAAATTAGTTGAACATAATGATTTGTCAGTGACTAATGTTGTTGAGAAATTAATTGAGCATAATAATATATCAAATTCACATCAAGGAAACCTTGCAACACCAAGTTCTGAAATCGTGCATTCTATACCATTTGTTGCTGTTGATTGTGTTAAAACAAGTAAAAATGATGTGATTCATAAAGCAGATCCACCGACGTGCCTTACTGTACCAATAGTGAAGCTTAAACTTGACGGCAAGTCTTCTGCTCATATATCTGATTTGGAAACATTTAACAGTACTGCATCTGATACTTGTAGAACTGAAAACAATGCAAAGAAACCATCTCCAGCAGAAACTCCACCAAAACTTGTGCGGCAGAATTCATACACATTAGATTCACCTAGTCCTCTTCTTGTAGCTCATATGAAGACACACAATGGAAAAGAATCTGTCTGTGATATGACAAAGAATTCTTACATAGCTCCAAAACCATGTCGCAAAGCCTGGGATTTCACACAAGCTAAAAGCAGGTGGGAATCAAACAGCAAGAAAGGTAACGCACTGCTTATAGTTACCAATGATAAGTCAGTCAAGAAAACAAATTCCTCAAGATGTACCTCATTTGCAAGACATAACAAGAACTGTAATTCTTCCCTTCCTGCCAGTAACATATCAAGtcctataaaaattaaaaccccGTTTGCGTCTTTGGAATGTCTGCCACTAGCTGTTTCCAAAGAATTGATAAAATCGCCCACAGTTACAAAACATTCAACTCCAAggcaaaataaaaagaatttaaaagACTGTATTTCATCAGCTGCAGTAAGGGCAGACAATAGTgcattttcatataaaaaatcaactaaacattttacaaaaaatacGTCTATAACCAACTTTCCTGCACCAACACAGGGAAGTCCGAAGAAAGTGATTGACAAAGGTGAAACACCTGCACAGTTAAATTCTCATAAAGATCTTCGCAGCTTGATATCAATGATGCAATTAGAACACAGCCAGCAGATGGCGCTATTATTGGCAAAACAGAGAAAGGAACAAGAAGAATTGCGTGAAGTATTTCTTCGTCAGCAAAGTGAATTTCTCCAAGAAATCAAAAATGTTTATCCATCAGCATTTTCTTCTCCCGAATCCCAGAAACTGCTGAAACAACAAAGTCTTTCACCTAGCACCATAAATGAAGGTAACACTGCTATCAATCCTCTCTCATCAGTTTTATCTAGTAGAAGTTTGTCTTTAAAAAGTGCTAGTATGACAGATGCAGAACATGATGAACACTGCAAAAGCATTATTTCATGCACAAATTTAGGCCTAAACAGAACAGTGAAAGAACAAAATGTTCAGCCTGATGCATTTTTACCTAAAACACCAGATTCGAATAACACGAAACATTTGCAATTTATGAATAAATTACTGGAAGAAGTTAACAAAAATCAACTACAAACGTCTGACACTACATTAATACCTGAAAGTAATATAATGGATGTTTATTTGCCTTTGAATTTATCATCACAAAGTGATAATGAAAACACGAGTAATCAACTTTTAATTGAACAAGTGTATGTACAACAAAATCCGTTATGCAGCtcagaagaaataaatgaaaataagatacCGGTAAAAAAGTGTAACATTAATACTTCCACATTGAGTGCAACACATGAAACTGCAGTATGTACATCAGAGTTCACAGAAATTGTTAATCATTCGACTGAGATGAGACAAGTGAGGTCTCCTGCCCATAGTGTGTGCAATCCCAACAATGCAGAAGCAAGTAATACACTTCATATGCAGAAGACATGCATCAGACAGCTCTTTCCAGCTCATGAAGAGAAGCAGCAAATGAGCTTCAGTGAACGTGAAAAG ATTGCTGCCACTCGAATCACAGCTGCTGTTAGAGGATACCTGACTCGCAGAGTGTTTCGCACAGCACGTGTTCAGGATCTTATTTCAACCATCCGAGATACTTTGTTGTGTGCCATGCAGTTAAACCAAGAGTGCTGGCCTGATATCACACCAGAAGATGTTGCATTGCATCGTCGCCTCATTCAGCAG GTAACAGCAGCGTGTTATTCTCTACATGACGTGTTCTTTAGCTTACCCATTCCAGAACAGATGGCAATCATTGCTGCTGATCGAGAAAGATCACGCAACTCAACTCCACGATTACCAGTGCCTCGTCCACTCTCTGCAGCTACAAGGAAAGCAATTGAACGTAAAATGCTACA AAACAAGATAGGGAGTGCCCCTAAAAGGCGACCAGTGAGTGCTGGGTGCAGTCTTCATGTACTTAAGGACTCTGGAGTTAACAGACATGTCCGTTCTG GAACCTGA